A genomic window from Chitinophaga pollutisoli includes:
- the rnhA gene encoding ribonuclease HI: protein MTNQTNQQLIIYTDGAARGNPGRGGYGIVLIWGNIRRELSGGYRMTTNNRMELLAVIVALEALTREGLDIQVYTDSQYLVNAVEKGWLWNWVKIGFKDKKNRDLWERFIPLYRRHRVKFNWVKGHASNPENNRCDQLATEAADGGNLQVDVGYERGE, encoded by the coding sequence TTGACGAACCAGACGAACCAGCAATTGATAATTTATACCGACGGCGCCGCCCGAGGCAACCCCGGCAGGGGAGGCTACGGCATTGTGCTGATCTGGGGCAATATCCGCCGCGAGCTTTCCGGCGGTTACCGGATGACCACCAACAACCGCATGGAATTGCTGGCCGTCATCGTAGCCCTGGAAGCGCTAACGCGCGAAGGGCTGGACATCCAGGTGTATACCGACAGCCAGTACCTGGTGAATGCGGTGGAGAAGGGATGGCTATGGAACTGGGTTAAAATCGGATTTAAAGACAAGAAGAACCGCGATCTCTGGGAGCGCTTCATTCCCCTGTACCGCCGGCACCGCGTGAAATTCAACTGGGTGAAAGGCCATGCCTCCAATCCTGAAAACAACCGGTGCGACCAGCTGGCCACCGAGGCTGCCGATGGCGGCAACCTGCAGGTGGATGTGGGTTACGAACGCGGCGAATAA
- a CDS encoding carboxyl transferase domain-containing protein codes for MDKQQMEFNRNEDQLKLLVSTMKQRLAVIEQGGGKKSLEKVRQRGKLTPRERIAKLIDKNSTFMELGAFTAYEMYAEHGGCPAGGTVAGVGYVSGRLCMIVANDMTVKAGAWFPLTGKKNLRMQEIAMENRLPVIYLVDSAGVYLPMQDEIFPDKEHFGRIFRNNAKMSAMGITQIAAVMGSCVAGGAYLPIMSDEVLMVEGNGSIFLAGPYLVKAAIGEDVDAETLGGAVTHTEISGIADYKFKTDEECLERIRHIVSRIGQPATAGFDRITPVAPEKNDDEIYGLIPADSSRSYDVREVIARIVDGSVFEEYKEDYGQTILCGYARIEGWAVGIVANQRKMVKTKKGEMQMGGVIYNDSADKAARFIMNCNQKKIPLVFLQDVTGFMVGSRSEHSGIIKDGAKLVNAVSNSVVPKITVIIGNSYGAGNYAMCGKAYDPRFIFAWPNAKIAVMGGEQAAKTLLQIQVASLKAKGQEITPEAEAKLLKEITDKYDSQTTPYYAAARLWVDEIIDPRNTRQTIARCLEAANLAPVEEPFRTGVIQV; via the coding sequence ATGGATAAACAGCAAATGGAATTCAACCGGAACGAAGATCAATTGAAATTGTTGGTCAGCACCATGAAACAAAGGCTGGCCGTAATCGAACAGGGAGGAGGGAAGAAAAGCCTGGAGAAGGTCCGCCAACGCGGCAAACTTACCCCGCGCGAGCGCATCGCCAAACTCATCGACAAAAACAGCACTTTCATGGAGCTCGGCGCTTTCACAGCTTACGAGATGTACGCCGAACACGGAGGATGCCCGGCCGGAGGTACCGTGGCCGGTGTCGGTTACGTGAGCGGCCGGCTCTGCATGATCGTTGCCAATGATATGACCGTGAAAGCGGGGGCCTGGTTCCCGCTCACTGGCAAAAAGAACCTGCGCATGCAGGAAATCGCCATGGAGAATAGGTTGCCGGTCATCTACCTGGTAGATTCCGCCGGCGTTTACCTGCCCATGCAGGACGAAATATTCCCCGATAAAGAACACTTCGGCCGCATCTTCCGCAACAATGCTAAGATGAGCGCGATGGGCATCACCCAGATCGCGGCGGTAATGGGGAGCTGCGTGGCCGGTGGCGCTTACCTACCCATCATGAGCGACGAAGTACTGATGGTGGAAGGCAACGGCTCCATCTTCCTGGCGGGCCCTTATCTCGTGAAAGCCGCCATCGGGGAAGATGTGGACGCAGAAACCCTGGGCGGCGCAGTGACGCATACGGAAATCTCCGGCATCGCGGATTACAAATTCAAAACAGACGAAGAATGCCTGGAACGCATCCGGCATATCGTTTCCCGCATCGGTCAGCCCGCCACCGCAGGCTTCGACCGCATCACACCCGTAGCACCGGAAAAGAATGACGATGAAATTTATGGGCTCATCCCGGCCGACAGCTCCCGGTCTTATGACGTGCGCGAGGTGATCGCCCGCATTGTGGATGGCTCCGTGTTTGAGGAATATAAAGAGGATTATGGGCAGACGATCCTCTGCGGTTACGCCCGCATCGAGGGCTGGGCCGTGGGCATCGTAGCCAACCAGCGTAAGATGGTAAAAACGAAAAAGGGTGAAATGCAGATGGGCGGGGTGATATATAATGACTCGGCCGACAAGGCCGCCCGTTTCATCATGAACTGCAACCAGAAAAAAATCCCGCTCGTTTTTCTGCAAGACGTGACAGGTTTTATGGTGGGCAGCCGGTCGGAGCATTCCGGTATCATTAAAGACGGCGCCAAGCTGGTAAATGCCGTGAGCAACAGCGTGGTGCCCAAGATCACGGTGATCATCGGCAATTCATACGGCGCGGGCAACTACGCCATGTGCGGCAAGGCTTACGATCCGCGGTTCATCTTCGCCTGGCCCAACGCCAAAATCGCCGTTATGGGCGGCGAACAGGCTGCCAAAACGCTGCTTCAGATCCAGGTGGCCTCGCTAAAGGCAAAAGGTCAGGAAATCACTCCGGAAGCAGAAGCCAAACTCCTTAAAGAAATCACTGACAAATACGACAGCCAGACCACGCCCTACTACGCCGCGGCGCGCCTATGGGTCGACGAGATCATTGATCCCCGGAATACCCGCCAGACCATCGCCCGCTGCCTCGAAGCCGCGAACCTCGCGCCGGTCGAAGAGCCCTTCCGGACCGGGGTCATCCAGGTATAA
- a CDS encoding DinB family protein, protein MSLPVVLSEALQHIYQGQPWLDVTLMEHLQEMDATQASRRFDTSHNIWELVNHLIFWHQNVDRKLKGEKPEQEGDLPDFYFPENHGDNNWQATLLRLDHSITHMVETIRNFPEEKLWSNVPNTQHNAYYYIQGVLQHAAYHLGQIVLIRKYADT, encoded by the coding sequence ATGTCTTTACCCGTAGTACTATCCGAAGCATTGCAACACATTTACCAGGGCCAACCCTGGCTCGACGTTACGCTGATGGAGCACCTCCAGGAAATGGACGCCACGCAGGCATCCCGCCGCTTCGATACTTCGCACAACATCTGGGAACTCGTCAACCATCTCATTTTCTGGCACCAGAACGTGGACCGCAAACTGAAAGGTGAAAAACCGGAGCAGGAAGGCGACCTTCCCGATTTCTATTTCCCGGAAAACCACGGCGATAACAACTGGCAGGCTACCCTCCTGCGGCTCGACCATTCCATCACCCATATGGTGGAAACCATCCGCAACTTCCCGGAAGAAAAACTCTGGTCCAACGTCCCTAACACGCAACACAACGCCTATTACTACATACAAGGCGTGCTCCAGCATGCCGCCTATCACCTGGGGCAAATCGTGCTGATCCGGAAATACGCTGATACTTAA
- a CDS encoding heparan-alpha-glucosaminide N-acetyltransferase domain-containing protein, with product MVLPTPSRDRVYSIDVLRGIVMILMALDHVRDFFHTGAMTSDPLDPETTHTALYLTRWVTHFCAPIFVFLSGLSVFLMNGRKTKAEISKFLLTRGLWLIVVEVTIVSLGLSFNPLFSLFFLQVIWAIGVSFVLLSLLVFLPWGAILALGAAITLSHNILDFYEAQPGFQPGLLWEFAHKRTFALHEVFPGHRAIVLYPFLPWVGVMMMGYGCGRLFAADISSRMRQSVLVTVGLGMIGLFFLLRAVNVYGDPLRWEAWHTLSQTLFSFFNVQKYPPSLLYTCATIGPGLLALAALEHARNGFTAVCNVYGSVPFFYYVLHFYLIHGLTVIAFFASGYNASQIVDPQTPFLFRPADFGFSLPVVYLVWIGVVAALYFPCKRFAAYKRNRRKWWLSYV from the coding sequence ATGGTGCTCCCAACCCCATCCCGCGACCGGGTCTATTCCATCGACGTTTTACGCGGCATCGTCATGATCCTGATGGCGCTGGATCATGTCCGCGACTTCTTCCATACCGGTGCCATGACCTCCGACCCGCTCGATCCGGAAACCACCCATACCGCATTGTATCTCACCCGTTGGGTAACGCACTTCTGCGCGCCGATATTTGTTTTCCTTTCCGGGCTTTCCGTATTCCTCATGAACGGCCGCAAAACCAAAGCGGAAATCAGCAAATTCCTTTTAACACGGGGGCTTTGGTTGATTGTGGTGGAAGTCACCATTGTGTCGCTCGGGCTTTCTTTCAATCCGCTGTTCAGCTTGTTTTTCCTGCAGGTGATCTGGGCCATCGGGGTAAGCTTCGTGCTGCTGTCGTTGCTCGTGTTTCTGCCTTGGGGCGCCATCCTGGCGCTGGGCGCGGCTATTACCCTTTCACATAATATTTTGGACTTTTACGAAGCGCAACCCGGTTTCCAGCCAGGACTGCTGTGGGAGTTCGCGCATAAACGGACGTTCGCGCTGCACGAGGTTTTCCCCGGGCACCGTGCGATTGTCCTCTACCCTTTCCTGCCCTGGGTGGGCGTCATGATGATGGGATATGGCTGCGGGCGTTTGTTTGCGGCGGATATTTCATCCCGCATGCGGCAATCGGTGCTGGTAACTGTGGGTTTGGGTATGATCGGGCTGTTCTTTCTCCTGCGCGCCGTGAACGTTTATGGTGATCCTTTGCGTTGGGAAGCCTGGCATACGCTTTCCCAAACCCTCTTTTCCTTCTTCAATGTCCAGAAATACCCGCCTTCTTTGTTATACACCTGCGCCACCATCGGGCCGGGGCTCCTCGCCCTCGCCGCGCTCGAACATGCGCGCAACGGATTTACCGCCGTATGCAACGTGTATGGCAGCGTTCCTTTCTTTTATTACGTACTGCATTTCTACCTTATTCATGGCCTCACGGTCATCGCGTTTTTCGCCAGCGGGTACAATGCCTCGCAGATTGTGGACCCGCAAACGCCATTCCTTTTCCGGCCGGCGGACTTCGGATTCTCCCTGCCGGTGGTTTACCTCGTCTGGATCGGGGTTGTGGCTGCGTTGTACTTCCCCTGCAAGCGCTTTGCGGCGTATAAGCGCAATCGCCGCAAATGGTGGCTCAGTTACGTTTGA
- a CDS encoding bifunctional helix-turn-helix transcriptional regulator/GNAT family N-acetyltransferase: MSDHGIIADIRQFNRFYTAQLGLLQQHIFDSEYSLTEVRVLYEINFNKQTTATGIREALHIDAGYLSRILRKLEKAGMVLKHPLPEDGRSSYLTLSERGRRLMVKMGTLSDDQIRDMLSHLPPAHHQTIAASMRELRRLLGAPGGQVTLDQIDIRTDLRPGDIGDIIALHGQLYAAEYGYDHRFEHYVMETIHDYLVHADPRRDRLWLATSHGRLAGVVAIQHREGRQAQLRWFLIRPEYRGIGLGKALMQQAMEFCKAQRFKKVYLLTTDQQTTAAALYKKCGFVKKESTPASLWGHELYEERYELEL; this comes from the coding sequence ATGTCTGATCACGGTATCATCGCCGACATACGCCAGTTTAACCGCTTCTACACGGCCCAGCTCGGTTTGCTCCAGCAACATATTTTCGACAGCGAGTATTCCCTCACGGAAGTGCGCGTCCTCTACGAAATCAATTTCAACAAACAAACTACCGCCACGGGCATTCGCGAAGCATTGCATATCGACGCGGGTTACCTCAGCCGCATCCTCCGCAAGCTGGAAAAGGCGGGCATGGTGCTGAAACACCCGTTGCCAGAAGACGGCCGCTCGTCGTACCTCACCCTGTCCGAACGCGGCCGGCGGCTGATGGTGAAGATGGGCACGCTGTCCGACGATCAGATCCGCGACATGCTGTCGCACCTGCCGCCGGCCCACCATCAGACCATCGCCGCATCCATGCGGGAGCTCCGCAGGCTCCTCGGCGCTCCTGGCGGCCAGGTAACGCTGGATCAGATCGATATCCGGACTGACCTCCGCCCCGGCGATATCGGGGATATCATCGCCCTGCACGGACAGCTTTACGCGGCCGAATATGGTTACGACCACCGCTTCGAGCACTACGTGATGGAAACCATACACGATTACCTGGTGCACGCAGATCCCCGGCGCGACCGCCTCTGGCTGGCCACGAGCCACGGCCGGCTGGCTGGCGTGGTAGCCATCCAGCACCGCGAAGGCAGGCAGGCGCAGCTGCGGTGGTTCCTCATCCGGCCCGAATACCGCGGCATCGGGTTGGGGAAGGCGCTCATGCAGCAGGCGATGGAATTCTGCAAGGCGCAGCGTTTCAAAAAAGTCTACCTGCTGACTACCGACCAGCAGACGACTGCCGCCGCGTTGTATAAAAAATGCGGGTTTGTGAAAAAGGAATCCACGCCCGCCAGTCTTTGGGGGCATGAATTGTACGAAGAACGCTATGAGCTTGAATTATAG
- a CDS encoding helix-turn-helix domain-containing protein — MTGAQQYTVIEVCLVVFIYWMGFSAYHRTRVIYAAQEQQSRSYFDQLTEDEILDCTRALQHAMESDRLYLDPSISAAVLANRIGVPVKTLSAVLNRQMGKGFNEYINNWRVEAVKNRLLDPSSKHLTLTGIAYECGFNSQPTFQRAFRAATGFSPGEFLRRQQAS; from the coding sequence GTGACGGGCGCGCAGCAGTATACGGTGATCGAAGTGTGCCTGGTGGTTTTTATTTACTGGATGGGCTTTTCGGCCTATCACCGTACCCGCGTTATTTACGCCGCCCAGGAGCAGCAGTCCAGGTCGTATTTCGATCAGTTGACGGAAGATGAAATCCTCGACTGCACCCGCGCCCTGCAGCACGCTATGGAATCCGACCGCCTGTACCTCGATCCCTCTATTTCCGCGGCGGTGTTGGCAAACCGGATCGGCGTTCCGGTGAAAACACTTTCCGCCGTATTGAACCGCCAGATGGGCAAAGGTTTTAACGAATACATCAACAACTGGCGGGTAGAGGCCGTGAAAAACCGCCTGCTGGATCCTTCCAGCAAGCACCTCACCCTTACCGGCATCGCTTACGAATGCGGTTTCAATTCCCAGCCTACTTTCCAGCGCGCCTTCCGCGCGGCAACAGGATTCTCGCCCGGGGAATTCCTGCGGCGGCAACAGGCCTCCTGA
- a CDS encoding pirin-like C-terminal cupin domain-containing protein — MKKNIAHVLTGRAKQITPEETVIQPLPHKDFRFANPFIVIHHIGPETIAPGSAMRIHPHPHRGFSPVTFMISGEGYHMDNAGHSGTITDGGIQWMFAGKGLLHSEGPTKEMLKRGGTWELIQIWVNVPKAHKWDDPYYQAATAEELPFVLEQDGVRLRLASGELEGKKSPMKSFTPITAIVGTIAAGKTVNLSARPGDPALLYVYRGQVMVNGTAATMHQLYVFDTEGDEIALTASSDAGILFLTGEPINEPIAAKDNFVMNTAGEVEQALEDYRNGVFGTLQY; from the coding sequence ATGAAGAAGAACATCGCCCATGTGCTGACCGGCAGGGCCAAGCAGATCACTCCGGAGGAAACTGTTATACAACCGCTTCCGCACAAGGATTTCCGGTTCGCCAATCCGTTTATCGTTATCCACCATATCGGTCCCGAAACCATTGCGCCCGGGTCCGCCATGCGCATCCACCCGCATCCGCACCGGGGCTTCTCTCCCGTTACATTCATGATTTCGGGGGAAGGTTATCATATGGACAATGCCGGCCACTCCGGCACTATTACCGACGGCGGCATACAGTGGATGTTCGCAGGAAAGGGATTGCTGCACAGCGAAGGCCCAACGAAAGAAATGCTGAAGCGCGGCGGCACCTGGGAGCTGATCCAGATCTGGGTGAATGTGCCCAAAGCCCATAAGTGGGACGATCCCTATTACCAGGCCGCCACCGCCGAAGAGCTACCCTTCGTGCTGGAACAGGATGGCGTCCGCCTCCGGCTGGCCAGCGGGGAGCTGGAAGGCAAAAAGAGCCCGATGAAGAGCTTTACGCCGATTACAGCCATCGTGGGCACCATTGCCGCGGGTAAGACGGTGAATTTGTCCGCCCGTCCCGGCGACCCGGCGCTGCTGTATGTTTACCGCGGACAGGTAATGGTAAACGGTACCGCGGCCACAATGCACCAATTGTACGTTTTCGATACCGAGGGCGATGAAATCGCGTTGACGGCCAGCTCCGACGCGGGCATTCTTTTCCTGACCGGCGAGCCCATCAATGAGCCGATTGCTGCGAAAGACAATTTCGTCATGAATACGGCCGGGGAAGTGGAACAGGCGCTGGAAGATTACCGCAACGGCGTTTTCGGTACGCTGCAATATTGA
- a CDS encoding DUF2157 domain-containing protein codes for MRPTFIRQLADEGLLSQTERLRLEAQQGSRLFSLHWELKTLLYLGVLLLSGGLGTLIYKNIDTIGHQAILAVIGLLCSACFWYANKHKAPFTWQKAESPNAWWDYVVLLGCLLFISFITYLQGQYEVFGYRLGSATFIPMVVLFVSAYYFDHLGVLSLAITNFAAWLGIAITPMHILTNNPFGLENRLINTALIAGGVLTLAGYASTHFRKKAHFSFTYYNFDVHIFCIGALSGMFFADGLLLLYTPALIAALMFYYLLGIRLRSFYFLLVTVVYGYIGAGYLVIFTLVQGWESLEMGVVYLSILYLIASSIFMAKLLIHLNRKLKSDAHL; via the coding sequence ATGCGACCTACATTCATCCGCCAACTGGCCGACGAAGGACTGCTGAGCCAAACGGAGCGCCTCCGGCTGGAAGCGCAGCAAGGCAGCAGGTTGTTCTCCCTGCACTGGGAGCTCAAAACCCTGCTATACCTGGGCGTGCTGCTCCTCAGCGGCGGCCTGGGAACGCTCATCTACAAAAACATCGACACCATCGGCCACCAGGCCATTCTCGCCGTGATCGGGCTGCTGTGCAGCGCGTGTTTCTGGTATGCCAACAAACACAAGGCGCCGTTTACCTGGCAGAAAGCGGAATCCCCCAACGCCTGGTGGGACTACGTGGTATTGCTCGGCTGCCTGCTTTTCATTTCGTTTATCACCTACCTGCAAGGGCAATACGAAGTATTCGGTTACCGGCTGGGCAGCGCTACTTTCATCCCGATGGTGGTGTTGTTCGTCAGTGCTTATTATTTCGACCACCTGGGCGTGCTGAGCCTCGCCATTACGAACTTCGCGGCCTGGCTTGGGATCGCCATCACACCAATGCATATCCTCACCAACAATCCCTTCGGCCTGGAAAACCGGCTGATCAATACGGCGCTGATCGCGGGCGGAGTGCTTACGCTGGCGGGTTATGCCAGCACGCATTTCAGGAAGAAAGCGCATTTCTCGTTCACGTATTACAATTTCGACGTGCATATTTTCTGTATCGGCGCGTTGTCGGGGATGTTTTTCGCGGACGGCCTGCTGCTGCTGTATACGCCCGCGCTCATTGCGGCACTTATGTTTTATTACCTGCTGGGCATCCGGCTCCGGTCGTTTTACTTCTTGCTCGTGACCGTGGTTTACGGGTACATCGGCGCGGGGTACCTCGTTATTTTCACCCTCGTGCAGGGTTGGGAGTCGCTGGAAATGGGCGTCGTTTACCTGTCGATCCTGTATCTCATCGCCTCATCCATTTTTATGGCGAAGCTGCTCATTCATCTTAACCGCAAACTCAAGTCCGATGCTCATTTATAA
- a CDS encoding SDR family oxidoreductase, whose protein sequence is MDLQLKGKTAFISGSTQGIGFAAARLLLQEGASVIINGRTEARVEEAVQKLKDLVPNSPVSGIAADFSKLDDVQRLMDKLPSVDILVNNAGIFEPKAFEEIPDEDWYRFFEVNVMSGVRLSRHFFQKMIAKNWGRIIFISSESSVMIPSEMIHYGMTKTAQLAVSRGLAERTKNTGVTVNTIFPGPTKSEGVMDFLAKLATEQGVTPEEAEKNFFKDMRPTSLIQRFADVSEIASMIAYIASPLSSATNGAALRVEGGLVPTIV, encoded by the coding sequence ATGGATTTACAATTGAAAGGCAAAACCGCATTCATCAGCGGCAGCACCCAGGGAATCGGGTTCGCCGCCGCCAGGCTCCTTCTCCAGGAAGGCGCCTCCGTGATTATCAACGGCAGAACGGAAGCCCGCGTGGAAGAAGCCGTGCAGAAACTGAAAGACCTCGTGCCCAATAGTCCCGTTTCCGGCATCGCCGCCGATTTCAGCAAACTGGATGACGTGCAGCGGCTCATGGATAAACTCCCTTCCGTCGATATCCTCGTCAACAACGCCGGCATCTTCGAACCGAAAGCTTTCGAAGAAATCCCGGATGAAGACTGGTACCGATTCTTCGAAGTAAACGTAATGAGCGGCGTCCGCCTTTCCCGCCACTTCTTCCAGAAAATGATTGCTAAAAACTGGGGGCGCATCATCTTCATTTCCAGCGAATCGTCTGTCATGATCCCTTCGGAAATGATCCACTACGGCATGACCAAAACCGCGCAACTGGCCGTGAGCCGGGGGCTGGCGGAAAGGACGAAGAACACCGGCGTCACCGTCAATACGATCTTCCCCGGCCCCACCAAGTCGGAAGGCGTGATGGATTTCCTAGCTAAACTGGCCACCGAACAAGGTGTTACGCCGGAAGAAGCGGAGAAAAATTTCTTTAAGGACATGCGCCCAACTTCGCTCATCCAGCGATTTGCTGATGTGTCGGAAATCGCGAGCATGATCGCTTATATCGCCAGCCCGCTGTCGTCGGCCACCAATGGCGCCGCACTGCGGGTGGAAGGCGGCCTGGTGCCAACAATCGTATAA
- a CDS encoding GDSL-type esterase/lipase family protein produces the protein MGPEGYITQLNGLLEKSHAGQYELIGAGIGGNKVYDLYLRMERDVLEKKPDVVVIYVGINDVWHKASSRTGTDFDKFGGFYKALIKKIQDNGAKVIVCTPSVIGEKHDGSNEQDADLDKYSGLIRTISKEQNLPLVDLRKAFLDYETANNPENKEKGILTTDRVHLNKAGNAFVAEQMAKAITGLK, from the coding sequence GTGGGCCCGGAAGGTTACATTACCCAGTTGAACGGCCTGCTGGAGAAGTCGCACGCCGGGCAGTATGAGCTCATCGGCGCAGGCATCGGCGGCAATAAAGTTTACGATCTCTACCTCCGCATGGAAAGAGACGTACTGGAAAAGAAGCCTGACGTAGTGGTGATTTACGTAGGCATCAACGACGTATGGCATAAAGCATCAAGTCGTACCGGTACGGATTTCGATAAATTCGGCGGCTTCTACAAAGCCCTCATCAAGAAAATCCAGGACAACGGCGCGAAGGTCATCGTCTGCACACCGTCTGTAATCGGCGAGAAACATGACGGCTCCAACGAACAGGATGCCGATCTCGACAAATACAGCGGCCTGATCCGCACGATCAGCAAAGAGCAAAACCTCCCGCTGGTGGACCTCCGCAAGGCTTTCCTCGATTATGAGACCGCCAACAATCCGGAGAATAAAGAGAAAGGGATTCTCACCACCGACCGCGTTCACCTCAATAAAGCGGGCAATGCTTTTGTGGCGGAGCAGATGGCGAAGGCGATCACGGGTTTGAAGTAA
- a CDS encoding glycoside hydrolase family 43 protein — MRTILLTLTLIQAMLFAHAQDSTFTNPLLPSGADPYSFYKDGYYYYTHTTANSVVLWKTRSLTDLQSAQRTTIYKPTENNAWSKDVWAPQVQFLRGKWYAYFAATGGKNAQHRMYVLENPSPDPMTGTWTFKGQVTDATNKWAIDADIFEYKKELYMIWSGWEGDVDKQQDIYIAKMKNPWTISSERVRLSVPEHEWEKSGQKVTVNEGPQALFHGKKLMIVYSASGCWTDHYALGLLRFSGKGSLLDSAQWTKHPEPLFKTSVANKVWAPGHNSFFKSPDGKEDWILYHANSQPGWGCGGKRSPRMQRFTFTKDGIPVFGEPVAEGVRLKKPSE; from the coding sequence ATGAGAACCATCTTATTGACCCTGACGCTCATTCAGGCCATGCTTTTCGCCCACGCGCAGGATTCCACGTTCACCAATCCACTGCTCCCTTCCGGAGCCGATCCGTATTCTTTTTACAAGGACGGATACTATTATTACACACATACCACCGCCAATTCCGTAGTGTTATGGAAAACACGCAGCCTCACAGATCTGCAGTCCGCCCAGCGCACCACGATCTACAAGCCCACGGAAAACAACGCCTGGTCGAAAGATGTTTGGGCGCCGCAGGTGCAATTCCTCCGCGGCAAATGGTACGCTTACTTCGCCGCCACCGGCGGTAAAAACGCGCAACATCGCATGTACGTCCTCGAAAACCCTTCGCCCGATCCCATGACTGGCACCTGGACTTTCAAAGGCCAGGTTACCGACGCTACCAACAAATGGGCGATTGATGCGGATATTTTCGAATACAAAAAGGAATTGTATATGATCTGGTCGGGTTGGGAAGGTGATGTCGACAAACAACAGGATATTTATATCGCGAAAATGAAAAACCCCTGGACCATTTCTTCCGAACGTGTGCGCCTTTCCGTGCCAGAGCACGAATGGGAGAAAAGCGGTCAGAAAGTAACGGTGAACGAAGGCCCGCAGGCCTTGTTCCATGGCAAGAAACTCATGATCGTTTATTCCGCCAGCGGCTGCTGGACGGACCATTACGCGCTGGGCCTTCTCCGTTTTTCCGGCAAAGGCAGCCTCCTGGATTCTGCACAATGGACCAAACATCCCGAGCCGCTGTTCAAGACTTCTGTCGCCAATAAAGTATGGGCGCCGGGGCATAATTCCTTCTTCAAAAGTCCCGACGGCAAAGAAGACTGGATCCTTTACCACGCCAACTCCCAACCCGGATGGGGCTGCGGCGGTAAGCGCTCACCCCGCATGCAGCGCTTTACTTTCACGAAAGACGGAATTCCTGTTTTCGGGGAGCCCGTGGCGGAAGGGGTTCGGTTGAAGAAACCTTCGGAATAA
- a CDS encoding substrate-binding domain-containing protein yields MKAKQPEQPNGVKEIARRAKVSIATVDRVIHNRSGVSAKTRARIEKIIQELNYQPNIIASRLASRKILNLAILLPAVTTETAYWEILLAGVGQAEEEIRQMGVRIERHFFDFNDRSSFPKAAKQLLKNPVDGVLLAPLFIDEATEFCRELQEKNVPFVFINSGIPGLDSLSYIGPELFRSGYLAAHLMSYCLAPQDKIMVVNMTRQIEGIHPLLRKEEGFRAYFAEQPERIVKADVRESSDATVEKKLAEALAADPAIKAIFVTSSRVRYVARYLETAGKGDILVMGYDFLPDNVAWLQKGMIDFLICQKPQEQAYRGIMTLYQHLVLGAPVEKEYFMPIDIITRENHMYYKN; encoded by the coding sequence ATGAAAGCGAAACAACCAGAACAGCCGAACGGCGTAAAGGAAATAGCGCGCCGGGCTAAGGTATCGATCGCCACGGTGGACAGGGTGATCCATAACAGGTCAGGCGTATCTGCCAAAACGCGGGCGCGGATCGAAAAGATCATCCAGGAACTGAATTACCAGCCCAACATTATCGCGAGCCGGCTGGCGTCGCGGAAAATATTGAACCTCGCGATCCTCCTTCCTGCCGTTACCACCGAAACCGCATATTGGGAAATCCTGCTGGCAGGTGTCGGGCAGGCGGAAGAAGAGATCCGTCAAATGGGTGTGCGCATCGAACGCCACTTCTTTGATTTCAACGACCGCTCTTCTTTTCCCAAAGCCGCGAAGCAATTGCTGAAGAATCCAGTAGATGGGGTGTTGCTGGCGCCGCTCTTCATTGACGAAGCCACGGAATTCTGCCGTGAACTGCAGGAGAAAAATGTTCCTTTCGTTTTTATCAACTCTGGCATCCCCGGGCTCGACAGCCTTTCCTATATCGGCCCCGAACTGTTCCGCAGCGGTTATCTCGCAGCACATCTCATGTCTTACTGCCTGGCGCCGCAAGATAAAATCATGGTGGTGAACATGACCCGCCAGATCGAAGGCATTCATCCCCTGTTACGGAAGGAAGAAGGATTCAGGGCGTATTTCGCGGAGCAACCGGAGCGCATCGTGAAGGCGGATGTGCGTGAAAGCAGTGATGCTACCGTGGAGAAAAAGCTGGCGGAAGCGCTGGCGGCGGATCCTGCCATAAAAGCCATCTTTGTGACCAGCTCACGCGTGCGATACGTGGCGCGATACCTGGAAACCGCCGGGAAAGGAGATATTTTGGTCATGGGATACGACTTCCTCCCCGATAACGTGGCATGGCTCCAGAAAGGCATGATCGATTTCCTTATCTGCCAGAAACCCCAGGAACAAGCCTATCGTGGCATCATGACGCTTTACCAGCACCTCGTGCTGGGCGCGCCGGTCGAAAAGGAGTACTTCATGCCGATCGACATCATCACCCGGGAAAATCACATGTATTACAAAAATTAG